Part of the Nitrospirota bacterium genome, TCACCCGTTGCACTTGGAACGTGAAACCACTCGCCCAAACATGTTGCACTTGGTGTTTGTGTGCAGCCTAGTTATATCGATGGATGCCTCGTTTTTCTCCTGCAGTTCTCTGCCTACAGTCATTCATGTCCTGGATTAGTCCCTTGACTGACATGAAGGGGTTGGATTACGTAGGTCTATGAAAAACAACGAGCGGTAGTTTTGCCTTCGCAAGAGCCTACGCGGCATGCCAGTTGCTCATCTGTTGCTCAATAATAGCGAGAACAACTATTTGAATCCTAAACCGTCCTGCTCTCTGAGATTGCCGCTGCGGTTGAGTGGGGGGTAGAGGGACTACATGGAGGGTCTGATGTCACGAAGGACACGCGCACTCATTTCGATGGGTGCTTTGGGGATGATCTCCTGTTCGGCGTTGTTTGCCGTTCCAGGGGTTGCGGTTTCAGGTGATGAGCGGAGGGATGTCCGTGGAGATGGGGGGAACAATGTCCATGTGACGGCTCCTGTAAAATTATCGAGGCCGGACGATGTCTATGTGCGAATGTTCTCCGGATTGCCGGCCTTCGCTCCTGCATCCGATGAGATGCGCGAGCGGGCGAAGCAGCTGGGGGCAAAGGGCGGGTTGCTGGACCCATCGGATCTTCTGACGGACCCGATCCAGTCGATCTTGAATCCCGCGGTGTTCAGTCCCAACAATCCGGATAATCCCAACATGACGGCCGGCATGACTTTCATCGGGCAATTCCTCGATCACGATATCACGTTGGATTTGAAGTCTCCGTTGCTGCAACCAACCGATCCGCGGCGGACGACGAACTTCCGCACGGCGGCGTTCGATCTCGACAGCCTCTATGGGGACGGGCCGAAGGATTCGCCCCAGCTGTACGATCAACGTTCCGTTGATATCAAGTTTCGCGTGGAGGTTATCCCTGGGTCGGAGGCGGTCTCCCGTAAGGGGGCCGTGCGTTATGACCTGCCGCGCGATGCCAATAATAATGCCATTATCGGCGACAGCCGGAACGATGAACACGTGATCCTCAGCCAGTTTCATCTGGCGATGCTGCGGTTTCATAACGCGGTGGTCGACCACCTGCGCGCCAAGCCAGCCCTTGCCGGGGCCTCGCCCGAACGTATCTTTGACATGGCGCAGCGCCTCGTCCGGTGGCACTATCAATGGATTGTGTTGAACGAGTTTCTGCCAGTGACCATTGGGCAGGAACGTGTGACAGATATTCTCCGGAAGGGCCCGCGTTTCTATAACGTGGATGACACGGTCTCATCTCAGCGCTTTCGGAATACACGCCGAGATATCATGATCCCCATCGAGTTTGCTGTTGCCGCCTATCGATTCGGCCATTCGCAGGTGCGACCGAGTTATCGCCTGAACTTCGGTTCGGACAGCGGCGCGCCATTTTTTGCGTTCATCTTCGACGATTCCATCGACCCGAACGAGCTTGACCCCAATGACCTTCGAGGCGGAAAACGGGCTCCACGCCGATTTGTCGATTGGCAGACCTTCTTCAACTTCGGTGATGGAAACTTCAGGCCGAACAAGAAGATCGATACCAAGCTGTCCACGGTCCTCATGCAGTTGCCTGGCTCCCGTGGGCCCGCGCCTGGCCTGCCGTCAGACGGGGTGCAATCGCTGGCCTCCCGTAATCTGATGCGGCACGTCAATTTCGGTATCCCCTCGGGCCAGGCGATTGCGAGGGTCTTGGGTGTGCCGGCTCTGTCCCCGGCACAGCTCGCGGACGTGCAGCCATTTGGCATGGACCGAAGCACGCCGCTCTGGTACTACATTTTGAAGGAGGCGGAAGTCATGGAAGGTGGGCTTCGTCTCGGACCGGTCGGGGGACAGATTGTCGGAGAGGTCTTCGTGGGGCTGCTCAAAGCCGATCGCACCTCCTACCTGGCGACGGAGCGGGATTGGAAGCCGGTGTTGCCATCCGCCACACCGGGAGAGTTTCACATCACAGACTTGCTCACATTTGCCGGCGTGGTTCCGCCGCTGAACTAGCTCACGAATCCCTGACCTGAGTGCGTTCTAGGGTGCCGCAGATATTGGGGGCCGGTCGCAACGACCGGCCCCCGTCGTGGGACGGTTCGGCCCTCTTTTCAGTCTTACAGACTGACAGGTTGATGCGTGTGGTTCAGGAGTGATCGATTGCTTCTCCTGCTGTCGGTGGGCTTACTCAGTCTACTGAGTGATATGACCCCGACATTTCTCATCATCAGTATTTCCGTTACTCGTGCACAGATGAATCGTTCTGCTCGGCCGGCTGTGGGCTTGCAGTGGCAGCATCGCTGGCCAGGCCGCGCTGGTCTTTGACGTAGACGCTGCCCTTCAGCGCCTTGGCGCGCTTCTTCAGTTCGGAAGCGATCTTACTCACATCTCCGGGATGTGTAATGGGACAGCGTTCGTTGGTCACGACGGCGATCGAGAGACTCATCATCGGAAATTGCTCTTTGTTGCCTCGCCGATCGATGGAATCGATATAGCCCTTGAGGCGATCGTCACGGTCGTAGAAATCAGGGATCACCAGATCGAAGCGTTTGATGACGGTTTGGCAGATGGCGTCGATGCGGTCTGGCCGGCTCATGAACACAAAGTCGTCTCCCCCGACATGTCCGACAAATCCTTCTGCGCCGGCGAGTTCTCCCACCACCGTCGAGAGGATGCGGCAGGCGACGATGAGGACTTCGTCTCCACGGCCATAGCCGTAGCGGTCGTTGAAGGATTTGAAATTGTCGATATCGACGTAGGCCAAGGCGAAGGGTTGACCGCTCTGAATTCTGGCGGTGGTTTCGAACAGGATGGTGGTATTGCCTGAAAGCCGGGTGAGGGGGTTGGCATCGAGCGAACGGGTCAGGCGGCTCAGGCAGAGGCGCACACGGTGCACCACGTCTTCAGGGCGATAGGGGATGGTGATGAAATCGTCGACTCCCAATTCACCCCAGTCGATATCGTTGAGTCGGCTGTCCCGGACGAAGAGGATCAACGGCAGTCGCCCGAGGAAGGCATCGTGCTTGAGGTTTCGCGTGAGTGTTTCCGCCGAATGGCCCCCGGCTCCTTCTGTCGCCAGGATGAGACAGGGAGGATCGTGCACGAGTTCGTGCAGCGCGAGGTCCGGGAGGTTTCCTTCCACGACTTGGAAGCCGGCTTTCTCCAAGGCCGAGGTTAAGGTGACGATAGGGGCAAGTTCATTGTGCAGGAGGAGAATGCGCCGTCCTGGTAGGGATGGGTTCATAGATAATCGTCGATGGTGGCAAATTCGCTCGAGGCCTTGGCGATATAGTCCGCCAACGTCTGTTCGTCGAGGCCGACTATGTCCCAGGCTGCTTTCGAGAGCGGCGGGATGAGGTCATCCCCCGGGTTGCCGCAAGCCAGGCCTTTGACCAGGATATCGGCTATATGGACGATGGCCGTTTGCACCGTGGCTTCCTTGGCGAGCGTCGGCGCATGGTGGTAGAGGATCGGCTCGCGGAGCGTGACCGGTAGATGCCAGGCATTGGCCAGGTAGCCGCCGATCTCTGCATGTGAGAGGCCCGTGAGTTCCTTCTCCACGTCGAAGAGTGAGCGGTCGCCTCCTGCTTTGTAGGCCTTTTTGATCTGGTCTCCGACATCGGCCCATTTGACGTAGAGGACGACTTTTCCGATGTCGTGTAGCAGGCCTGCGACAAACAGTTCTTCGGGGTTTTTGATCTCCAGTCTGGCTGCCAGGAGGTTGGCCGTGATGGCCACACCCAGGGAATGACGCCACAACTGATCCATGCCGGCGTCTTTCATGATATTGAGCGCCGAGGCGCAGAGGGTGAGTCCCTTCACGACGTTGAATCCCAGGACGATGACCGCATGGGCCACCGAACTGATGCGGGAGGGGAATCCATAAAACGGTGAATTGGCAAGCCGCAGGACTTTGGCCGCGAGGACTTGATCTTTTTCGATGATCGAGCCGATCTCCTCGGTCGACACCGTCGGGCTGCCGATCATGGCGGCAAGCCGCTGTACGACATGGGGGAGCGTCGGCAGGTCTCCGAGTTTTTCGATCCGGTTGCGCAGGTCTGTCGGATTGAATGTGGTCATACTGTCGCAGGCCCCTCTGTCACTGGCGTGGTGCTACGCGTGGCATGTAAATGTGTCCGGAGACTGTTGAGGATGAGCTGCTGGACAGGATCTTTCGTGACATGCCGGAACCGATGATCGAGTTCAGCCTCCAGCTCCGTCAGCGTTTTTCCGCCGGCTCCCCCTGCATCGCCCTCCACATAGACCGAGGTCGTTCCCATCCGTTGGAGCCGCTCGATCATGGACGCATCGAGTCTGGTTCCGACTGCCACGATGGGCAGTCCGTTGGCATTGGTCACGGGTTTGACCAGGATCATATCCGGCAAGAGTTCTTCAATGACCACTCGTTTCATCGTATGTGAATTCCTGAGATGTATTTGTCTGTGCGCCACCTGCCGAGTCATCTGAATAGACGCATCGGGCAGCGCAAGGCTGTCGCTCGTCCTTCTCTTATCGGACGACCGGCATCATTTCTAAAGGTTCATTCCCCTTCTTCTCCGTTGATACGGTCGGCAGGGGTAGCACTGTCGCCATTACGGGGATTTAAGGTTGCTGGTGCGGGTATGCGACTGTGGCTGAAGGGACTTACATGGGCAACGCGATGGTCTGGATGAAGTGTTTTCCGGGAGTGATCTATTCAGACTGCGAATGGGGCAAAGCTCAGATTGCGAGTCTAATCTTCAACGGGGTGTTGAGGATTTCGTGTGACGTGACTCTATTTTGGCTGGGGTTGAGACACAGGGGCCGATTCGTGTCCGGCAATGTTCGTGGAGGTCACGCAGATACTGACTTGAGGCGCAGCTGGAATGATATTTCGAATGGTGACGGTTCCTCCCCCTCGTGGGTCGTTCGTCCAGATACGAATGACCTGGGTCTGGCTGTGAGGTGAGCTGATATAGACAGACGTCAGCAAGAGGTTTGTCAGCAGAGTGCCGACCGCATTGGTGGAGGGTTCGCGATAGGACACGGTGAGTCCATTGGGGCTAGTCGGAACCGAGACAGTGGTTGTGGGGCAGCCGTCGGGGGCTGTTGTCCCAACGGTCGTTTTGGTTCGAAGTTTCTCGCCTGTCCCATTTGTCGCCAGGTAGGTTACTCCAGGACTGATGCTCCCACAGGCCGCTAGCGAGAGTGCTACCGTGAGAAGCGGCCACTTGATGAGATGTACGATTGTCGGGGAGGGCTGCATCATTGTTCCAATGCTCTGAAGCTCTGCATCAACGCTCTTGGCGCAATCGAAAGCTATTGTACTCCCGAGGTGTGAATAAGCGCTATGGCCTTCGCGGAACGGTGCGGCCTTCTTCTAAGTCTTGGAGATCGGACCAGGCGGTGAGGTCGGTGCGGGAAGGATCGACGGCGTCTCTGAGCTGGTTGAAGTACTGTTGTTTCTCGGGGCTGCTCGGTCCGCGGGTCAGCATTAAGCCGTTCCAGAGCTTGAGCTCAGAGGCGTTGTGTGGTTTCGCAATTTTCCTGAACCACTGGGCTACTGCGTCATCAGTGGGATTGGCTGTGACGGCTGCGGTGAACTGATCGGCTGTGATGCCGGCGAATTCCATCAGCCGATCGTCCATCGGGCAGGGATAAATATATTCGCCTTCGGTGCCGGCCAATACGGCACGGCACTTATCGATCATGCGCGCCAGATGGACATAGCCTTCCAGCGTGAATCGCATGCTGCGGGGGAATGCCGTTCTTAGATCCATAGCAGGATGTTGAAAAAGCCCGCAGGCTTCGTTCTCAGTTCGTCGAAATCCTCAACGTACCCCTGAGGGTATGCCTCCGGTTTCGACTCGCCTGCGGCCTCGCTGGACGGACTGTTTGACCATCCTGCGGGCCACGCGATCATTGCACGGGCTATTGCCGTTCTTTTGTTAAACCAGTTTATGATTCGTGAACGTGAGGTTCTTTACGACGACCGCCCCGTTTTCATAGGTAATGATGCGGCGGGTGGCCGGCAGATCCGATGATCCGACACGCACATAGCTATCGGTGAAACTTTCGACGTTGTTCAGCTTTCCGTCGGTCGGGGAGTAGTAGTAGACGCAGTACTTCGTCGTGAGGTTCTTCTGATCCTGAGTGAGGGAGCTTTCTTCGACATTGATCGTGAAGGCGAACGGCGTCATACCTGGGTGCGCCATCTTGCGATTGATCTGGGTGATGCGATTGTCTTTGAGACGATAGAAGGAGTTCGAGCCGTGAATGTTCAGCTTCGTGCCGAAGGGATGCCCATCTTCTTCCATCGTTAAGGAGTATTTGCCGTCCGACTCTTCGAAGCTTCTCGGGCCACGGTGCACGGCGATCGAGCCGAGCTGCTCCTGTGCCCACTTCTGTACCTCGGGGTCTCCCAGTTGGACCGAAACTTCACGCGGGCCCTTGACCATGACCGGTCCCTTGGTCTCTTTTCCGTTCACATTGACGGTCAAATCAGCGGTAAATCCCGTGAAGTCCTTGGGCCAGCGCGCGGTCTTCTCGAAGGCTTGCCGAAGCATTTCACGAGCCTTTGGATCGTCGGCGACCGGGGTTTCTTCTTGTTTTGGCTTCTGTTGTTCCATGGGGAGATCTCCTTGTTGGGTCGAATAGGCAGGATGCGTTCGAGGCGTCGGCCTTGGTGACGGCCATATTGAGCATCCTGCCAGATGTAGCCTGCAGTATACGCTTGGGGCGAAAGCTGCCACAAGCGCTCGCAGGCGTGAGAGGCAACTGATTGCTCGAGTTTATTGAGTTGAACCAGGCTAACCAGAGAAATAGGCCGGTCTCGCCAGTCTCGCTCAGCGTTCCCACTTAGGCGCTAGAAGAAATTGAGTATTTCGGGTATACTCGCGCCGCGCGGGGGCTCTCTCTCCACGTAGAACGAAAGGATAGACATGGAACGACGGGCTGCTTCCCATACTGAAGAAGAAGAGATGAACCATCGCCGTAAACTGCTGAACGCCGCGAAGAAGGGCGATCAGAAGGCCATTGGCAAGCTGTTAGAGCTCTATCAAGTGCGTATCCATAGCGGCGATATGGTGACGAAGCTGAACAAAACTTCTGCCACGCATAAGCTTCAGGCTCAACTTGCTGAAGGGAAGCCTGTGAAGGGTGGCGGCGGGAGCCATGGCAAGAAGACTGCGCCTGCGAAGCCCGCTCCAGCAAAGGCTGCACCGGCCAAAGTTGCTGCGAAGCCTGCTATCTCGAAGGTCAAGTCAAAGCCAAAGGTAAAGACGCAACCGGTCAAAGCCGCATCGCCGAAACGCAAGAAATAGCCGACGGGCGATTATTGCACAGCCACTCGTAGTCCACCGCCTGCCAACTTTGCCGCGATCTCTTCCGCTTGTGTCAGCCCCCCGGCAAACACGATGGCTTCTCCGTCATGATCGATTTTCCATGCCAGCTCGAAGGCTTTCGAGCTGGTCATGCCTGGAATATATTGGCAGAAGAGCCCAACTACTTGCTCGTAGGTGTGGCATTCGCAATTGAACACGATCACTCGCGCATCGAGTCCGCTCCCGGTGACGGTACTGGCAGTTTCGATCGGGACGGGAGGTGCAAAGGGAGTTTTTGTGCCGGCCATGGGGACGAATATTAGCAGAGTTTGGAGCAACTTTTAACCTGGATTATTCAGGCGGGTCGTCGCGACGCGTTCGAGGACGAGCGCGCTGGTGCAAGTACACCCTACGGCTGACGAGCAGGTCTGTACGAAGGGTTACGGTTAATAGCCGATACGCGTGAGCAGGTGGTTGGTTCTCACCCAATTCTCCCGGGCGCAGGATTGCGCATAGAGTGTGAAATGCGCGGGAGAATCTGTGGCCGGTTGGAGTTGATGTGCCAAGGCGAGCATTTGCGTGTAGGTGAGTGAGGCGGATGTCTTGACGAGGGCGAGCCCGTATTCAAAAAAATACCCCTCTTCAAGAGTCGCG contains:
- a CDS encoding heme peroxidase family protein, with product MSRRTRALISMGALGMISCSALFAVPGVAVSGDERRDVRGDGGNNVHVTAPVKLSRPDDVYVRMFSGLPAFAPASDEMRERAKQLGAKGGLLDPSDLLTDPIQSILNPAVFSPNNPDNPNMTAGMTFIGQFLDHDITLDLKSPLLQPTDPRRTTNFRTAAFDLDSLYGDGPKDSPQLYDQRSVDIKFRVEVIPGSEAVSRKGAVRYDLPRDANNNAIIGDSRNDEHVILSQFHLAMLRFHNAVVDHLRAKPALAGASPERIFDMAQRLVRWHYQWIVLNEFLPVTIGQERVTDILRKGPRFYNVDDTVSSQRFRNTRRDIMIPIEFAVAAYRFGHSQVRPSYRLNFGSDSGAPFFAFIFDDSIDPNELDPNDLRGGKRAPRRFVDWQTFFNFGDGNFRPNKKIDTKLSTVLMQLPGSRGPAPGLPSDGVQSLASRNLMRHVNFGIPSGQAIARVLGVPALSPAQLADVQPFGMDRSTPLWYYILKEAEVMEGGLRLGPVGGQIVGEVFVGLLKADRTSYLATERDWKPVLPSATPGEFHITDLLTFAGVVPPLN
- a CDS encoding diguanylate cyclase; protein product: MNPSLPGRRILLLHNELAPIVTLTSALEKAGFQVVEGNLPDLALHELVHDPPCLILATEGAGGHSAETLTRNLKHDAFLGRLPLILFVRDSRLNDIDWGELGVDDFITIPYRPEDVVHRVRLCLSRLTRSLDANPLTRLSGNTTILFETTARIQSGQPFALAYVDIDNFKSFNDRYGYGRGDEVLIVACRILSTVVGELAGAEGFVGHVGGDDFVFMSRPDRIDAICQTVIKRFDLVIPDFYDRDDRLKGYIDSIDRRGNKEQFPMMSLSIAVVTNERCPITHPGDVSKIASELKKRAKALKGSVYVKDQRGLASDAATASPQPAEQNDSSVHE
- a CDS encoding HDOD domain-containing protein, producing the protein MTTFNPTDLRNRIEKLGDLPTLPHVVQRLAAMIGSPTVSTEEIGSIIEKDQVLAAKVLRLANSPFYGFPSRISSVAHAVIVLGFNVVKGLTLCASALNIMKDAGMDQLWRHSLGVAITANLLAARLEIKNPEELFVAGLLHDIGKVVLYVKWADVGDQIKKAYKAGGDRSLFDVEKELTGLSHAEIGGYLANAWHLPVTLREPILYHHAPTLAKEATVQTAIVHIADILVKGLACGNPGDDLIPPLSKAAWDIVGLDEQTLADYIAKASSEFATIDDYL
- a CDS encoding DUF5069 domain-containing protein, encoding MDLRTAFPRSMRFTLEGYVHLARMIDKCRAVLAGTEGEYIYPCPMDDRLMEFAGITADQFTAAVTANPTDDAVAQWFRKIAKPHNASELKLWNGLMLTRGPSSPEKQQYFNQLRDAVDPSRTDLTAWSDLQDLEEGRTVPRRP
- a CDS encoding DUF3386 family protein, with the translated sequence MEQQKPKQEETPVADDPKAREMLRQAFEKTARWPKDFTGFTADLTVNVNGKETKGPVMVKGPREVSVQLGDPEVQKWAQEQLGSIAVHRGPRSFEESDGKYSLTMEEDGHPFGTKLNIHGSNSFYRLKDNRITQINRKMAHPGMTPFAFTINVEESSLTQDQKNLTTKYCVYYYSPTDGKLNNVESFTDSYVRVGSSDLPATRRIITYENGAVVVKNLTFTNHKLV
- a CDS encoding ATP-dependent Clp protease adaptor ClpS, encoding MAGTKTPFAPPVPIETASTVTGSGLDARVIVFNCECHTYEQVVGLFCQYIPGMTSSKAFELAWKIDHDGEAIVFAGGLTQAEEIAAKLAGGGLRVAVQ